One Callospermophilus lateralis isolate mCalLat2 chromosome 6, mCalLat2.hap1, whole genome shotgun sequence genomic region harbors:
- the LOC143401744 gene encoding regucalcin-like, translated as MGLRKYGSPGDPGDPVGCVALHREGSYVVASGTCLGLLDWEKGQVEWAAWLDRDKPHNRFNDGKVDNAGRFVAGTMPEASAPGVWEPGQGSLYTLYADRSVVRQLDQLGIPKGLDWSLDHHTLYHMDGLDYSVRAYDYDVQTGGLANPRLVCQLEPEQGMPDGLFMDTTGTLWVACIDGGRVIRMDAETGTRLCTPEMPVSRVTSCCFGGADYSDLYVTSAADSLSPEQLLREPQAGHVFKVLGLGVRGLASCHFSG; from the exons ATGGGCCTGAGGAAGTATGGGTCCCCTGGAGATCCAG GAGACCCTGTTGGCTGTGTGGCTCTGCACCGAGAGGGCAGCTACGTGGTGGCCTCTGgcacctgccttggcctcctggacTGGGAGAAGGGGCAGGTGGAGTGGGCGGCCTGGCTGGACAGGGACAAGCCCCACAACAGGTTCAACGACGGGAAGGTGGACAACGCCGGGAGGTTTGTGGCAG GCACCATGCCAGAGGCGTCCGCCCCAGGAGTGTGGGAGCCGGGGCAGGGCTCCCTGTACACACTCTATGCTGACCGCTCCGTGGTCAGACAGCTGGACCAGCTGGGCATCCCCAAGGGGCTGGACTGGTCCCTGGACCATCACACTCTCTACCACATGGACGGCCTGGACTACTCTGTGCGGGCCTATGACTACGACGTGCAGACAGGAGGCCTGG CAAACCCACGACTGGTGTGCCAGCTGGAGCCAGAGCAAGGCATGCCAGATGGGCTGTTCATGGACACCACGGGGACACTCTGGGTGGCCTGCATTGATGGAGGCAGGGTGATCCGCATGGACGCGGAGACAG GGACGCGGCTGTGCACCCCGGAGATGCCAGTGTCCAGGGTGACGTCCTGCTGTTTCGGGGGGGCTGACTACTCCGACCTGTACGTGACCTCTGCAGCGGACAGCCTGAGTCCAGAGCAGCTGTTGCGGGAGCCGCAGGCAGGACACGTCTTCAAG GTCCTGGGCCTGGGGGTGAGAGGCCTTGCATCCTGCCACTTCTCTGGCTGA